A window of Thermoanaerobaculia bacterium contains these coding sequences:
- a CDS encoding MmcQ/YjbR family DNA-binding protein has translation MKKRKPPSRRSSSGADGDLRADSRALRTFALRFPGATEDFPWGERVVKAGGKVFVFLGLDPVRGGPLALSVKLPQSAEEARDLPFVRPTGYGLGKAGWVTATFEPPARAPIGLLEAWIAESYRAVAPKKLVAVLDDARRPSRTN, from the coding sequence GTGAAGAAACGGAAGCCGCCGAGCCGGCGAAGCTCGTCCGGCGCCGACGGCGACCTGAGAGCGGACTCCCGCGCGCTGAGGACCTTCGCTCTCCGCTTTCCGGGCGCGACCGAGGATTTCCCATGGGGCGAGCGCGTCGTGAAAGCCGGCGGGAAAGTCTTCGTGTTCCTCGGCCTCGACCCCGTCCGCGGCGGCCCGCTGGCCCTCTCGGTCAAGCTGCCGCAGTCGGCGGAAGAGGCGCGGGACCTGCCGTTCGTCCGGCCCACGGGATACGGCCTCGGGAAAGCCGGATGGGTCACCGCGACGTTCGAGCCGCCGGCACGCGCCCCGATCGGTCTCCTCGAGGCCTGGATCGCCGAGAGCTATCGCGCGGTCGCGCCGAAGAAGCTCGTCGCCGTTCTCGACGACGCCCGGCGGCCATCGCGGACGAACTGA
- the pruA gene encoding L-glutamate gamma-semialdehyde dehydrogenase — MFSEFRNEPLTDFTAEANRRAFADALERVRGRLPLEGRLFVGGRWTSGAATFESRNPSRKDDVIGRFAKGTRADALRAVDAAFDAFAAWRNTPSDDRSRLLVRIAAILRNRKHEFSAMMSLEAGKTWPEADGDTAEAIDFCEFYAREMHRLSEPQPLTPVPGERGTLEFLPLGVGAIIPPWNFPLAILAGMTTAAIVSGNTVVLKPASDTAGIATMFVEAAIEAGVPAGVLNFVTGPGAEVGDALVESPKVRFIAFTGSKTVGLEINEKAAKVPKGQIWIKRAILEMGGKDFILVDETADLDSAAAGVVASAFGFQGQKCSACSRLIVVDSVHDELVAKVVEKTKALKLGPADDPASSVGPVINAGAQRKILEYVEAGKKEGKLLAGGGAGPDSGFYVQPTVIDDVSRDAKIAREEIFGPVLAILRARDFDEGVALANDTEYGLTGALYSRDPARIARGKRDLFCGNLYVNRKCTGALVGAHPFGGFNMSGTDSKAGGREYLYLFTQAKAIAEKISETAPATSGEKSKGF, encoded by the coding sequence ATGTTTTCCGAATTCCGCAACGAACCCCTGACCGACTTCACCGCCGAGGCGAACCGCCGCGCGTTCGCGGACGCTCTCGAGCGGGTGCGCGGAAGACTTCCGCTCGAAGGCCGCCTCTTCGTGGGCGGCCGATGGACGTCCGGGGCGGCCACGTTCGAGTCCCGCAACCCGTCCCGCAAGGACGACGTGATCGGCCGCTTCGCGAAGGGCACGCGCGCCGACGCGCTTCGCGCGGTCGACGCCGCCTTCGACGCGTTCGCGGCGTGGAGGAACACGCCGTCCGACGACCGGAGCCGGCTCCTCGTCCGGATCGCCGCGATCCTCCGGAACCGCAAGCACGAGTTCTCCGCGATGATGTCGCTCGAGGCGGGGAAGACCTGGCCGGAAGCGGACGGCGACACCGCCGAGGCGATCGACTTCTGCGAGTTCTACGCGCGCGAAATGCACCGGCTCTCCGAGCCGCAGCCGCTCACCCCCGTTCCCGGCGAGCGCGGCACGCTCGAATTCCTCCCGCTCGGCGTCGGGGCGATCATTCCGCCCTGGAACTTCCCGCTCGCGATCCTCGCCGGAATGACGACCGCGGCGATCGTCTCCGGCAACACCGTGGTGCTGAAGCCGGCCTCCGACACCGCGGGGATCGCGACGATGTTCGTGGAGGCCGCGATCGAGGCGGGCGTTCCCGCGGGCGTCCTGAACTTCGTCACCGGCCCGGGGGCCGAGGTCGGAGACGCGCTCGTCGAATCGCCGAAGGTCCGGTTCATCGCGTTCACGGGATCCAAGACCGTCGGGCTGGAGATCAACGAGAAGGCGGCGAAGGTGCCGAAGGGGCAGATCTGGATCAAGCGGGCGATCCTGGAAATGGGCGGCAAGGACTTCATCCTCGTCGACGAGACCGCGGACCTCGACTCGGCCGCGGCCGGCGTCGTCGCCTCCGCCTTCGGTTTCCAGGGGCAGAAGTGCTCCGCCTGCTCCCGGCTGATCGTCGTCGATTCCGTGCACGATGAGCTCGTCGCGAAGGTCGTCGAGAAGACGAAGGCTTTGAAGCTCGGGCCGGCGGACGACCCCGCCTCGAGCGTCGGTCCCGTCATCAACGCCGGCGCCCAGCGGAAGATCCTCGAGTACGTGGAGGCCGGGAAGAAGGAAGGCAAGCTCCTCGCGGGCGGCGGCGCCGGCCCCGATTCGGGCTTCTACGTGCAGCCGACGGTCATCGACGACGTCTCGCGGGACGCGAAGATCGCCCGCGAGGAGATCTTCGGCCCGGTGCTCGCCATTCTCCGGGCCCGCGACTTCGACGAAGGCGTGGCCCTCGCCAACGACACGGAGTACGGCCTCACCGGAGCGCTCTACTCCCGCGACCCGGCACGGATCGCCCGCGGGAAACGGGATCTCTTCTGCGGAAATCTCTACGTGAACCGGAAATGCACCGGCGCGCTCGTCGGCGCGCATCCCTTCGGCGGCTTCAACATGTCGGGAACCGATTCGAAGGCGGGCGGCCGCGAATACCTCTATCTCTTCACCCAGGCCAAGGCGATCGCGGAGAAGATCTCCGAGACCGCCCCCGCGACGTCGGGCGAGAAGAGCAAGGGCTTCTAG
- a CDS encoding APC family permease — translation MPLEKTLRTRDLVLFNVAAIVGMRWVALAAHSGPSSIGLWVLAAFAFFVPQGLCVTALCSAIPEEGGLYVWAREAFGPRQGFVAGWLYWTSNILYFPTLTLSTVVFALYVFNLRFAALENSRAYTAGASLVLLAVALAFNIVGLNTGKWVQNVGGLAQWIPSAVLLAVGVVALATAGSATPIPARSLFPSLARKDTIIFFAQICFGFAGLELAPMMAGEVRDPKRTFPRAIWISGLTIAACYILGTLSMLWALPSEKVSIIAGVNQAIAQAGAAHGLRWIGPPVALLMTLAGLGGLGAWLVGTARLLFVGGLDRYLPPVFGRTHPRWKTPYVALLVQAGLSALFILAATQGSTVHTAYLILVDATLIVYFIPYLYMFAAAIRLRRTIRSAAGAIPVPGGDAGSWVVNGIGFATTLLAILLALVPPSDEAGKTAFFLKVFGGSFGFVVAGFVFYAWAERRRTAAGAGPGTGSA, via the coding sequence ATGCCTCTCGAAAAGACGCTGCGGACGCGGGACCTCGTCCTGTTCAACGTGGCCGCGATCGTCGGAATGCGATGGGTCGCGCTCGCGGCGCATTCCGGTCCGTCGTCGATCGGGCTCTGGGTCCTCGCGGCGTTCGCCTTCTTCGTTCCGCAGGGGCTCTGCGTCACCGCGCTCTGTTCCGCGATCCCCGAGGAAGGCGGGCTCTACGTGTGGGCGAGGGAGGCGTTCGGGCCGCGGCAGGGTTTCGTCGCGGGCTGGCTCTACTGGACGTCGAACATCCTGTATTTCCCGACGCTCACGCTTTCGACGGTCGTCTTCGCGCTCTACGTGTTCAACCTCCGGTTCGCCGCCCTCGAGAACAGTCGCGCCTACACCGCGGGGGCGTCGCTCGTTCTTCTCGCGGTCGCGCTCGCCTTCAACATCGTCGGCCTGAACACGGGCAAGTGGGTCCAGAACGTCGGCGGCCTCGCGCAATGGATCCCGTCGGCGGTGCTCCTCGCGGTCGGAGTCGTCGCGCTCGCGACCGCCGGGTCGGCGACGCCGATTCCCGCGCGCTCGCTCTTTCCGTCGCTCGCGCGGAAGGACACGATCATCTTCTTCGCGCAGATCTGCTTCGGCTTCGCCGGGCTGGAGCTCGCCCCCATGATGGCCGGCGAGGTGCGCGATCCGAAGCGCACGTTCCCGCGCGCGATCTGGATCTCCGGCCTGACGATCGCCGCGTGCTACATCCTCGGCACCCTGTCGATGCTCTGGGCGCTCCCTTCCGAGAAGGTGTCGATCATCGCCGGCGTCAACCAGGCGATCGCGCAGGCGGGCGCCGCGCACGGTCTCCGGTGGATCGGACCTCCGGTCGCGCTGCTCATGACGCTCGCCGGACTGGGCGGCCTCGGCGCGTGGCTCGTCGGCACGGCGCGGCTCCTCTTCGTCGGCGGCCTCGACCGGTACCTTCCCCCCGTGTTCGGACGCACGCACCCGCGGTGGAAGACGCCCTACGTCGCGCTTCTCGTCCAGGCGGGGCTGTCGGCGCTCTTCATCCTCGCGGCGACGCAGGGGTCGACCGTCCACACGGCCTATCTCATCCTCGTCGACGCGACGCTCATCGTCTATTTCATTCCGTATCTCTACATGTTCGCCGCGGCGATCCGGCTCCGCCGCACGATCAGGAGCGCGGCGGGCGCGATCCCCGTCCCGGGAGGAGACGCCGGAAGCTGGGTCGTCAACGGCATCGGGTTCGCGACGACGCTCCTCGCGATCCTGCTCGCGCTCGTTCCGCCCTCGGACGAGGCGGGAAAGACCGCCTTCTTCCTGAAGGTCTTCGGCGGGTCCTTCGGATTCGTCGTGGCGGGATTCGTGTTCTACGCCTGGGCCGAACGCCGTCGGACCGCCGCGGGAGCGGGCCCCGGGACCGGGAGCGCGTGA
- a CDS encoding tetratricopeptide repeat protein produces the protein AFLWDTGRIDPGNRAMEEALAKFPDVAELHASYGEHLAIQGRFETAARELERARSLGAGSADLLIALGNAHWSAGDLDRARERLTEAAEAEPPSSAAQLALGRFLLWTGRPDEAVVHLENAARDEPEAESRQMLLGRALAAAGRLAEAESRFRRAAALSKSSAPHVALAQTLAREGKKEDAQREAEVAKRLYDAERADELARGSHHVQMNLAWEELEHGQPARALRRFEAMPDAPDVLEGRGAALSRLGRHREAIQVLERASAEDPADARIRARLSREYAERGRR, from the coding sequence CGGCCTTCCTGTGGGACACCGGAAGGATCGATCCCGGCAATCGCGCGATGGAGGAGGCGCTCGCAAAATTCCCCGACGTCGCCGAGCTGCACGCGAGCTACGGCGAGCATCTGGCGATCCAGGGACGCTTCGAGACGGCCGCGCGGGAGCTCGAGCGCGCGCGCTCTCTCGGAGCCGGCTCCGCCGATCTCCTGATCGCGCTCGGGAACGCCCACTGGAGCGCCGGCGACCTCGACCGGGCGCGCGAGCGGCTCACCGAGGCGGCGGAAGCCGAGCCGCCGTCGTCGGCCGCGCAGCTCGCGCTCGGCCGGTTCCTGCTCTGGACGGGCCGCCCGGACGAAGCGGTCGTTCATCTCGAGAACGCCGCGCGCGACGAGCCCGAGGCCGAAAGCCGGCAGATGCTCCTCGGCCGCGCGCTCGCCGCCGCCGGCCGGCTCGCCGAGGCCGAATCCCGATTCCGCCGCGCGGCGGCGCTCTCGAAGTCTTCCGCCCCGCACGTGGCTCTCGCCCAGACTCTCGCGCGCGAGGGGAAGAAGGAGGACGCGCAGCGGGAGGCGGAGGTCGCGAAGCGTCTCTACGACGCCGAGCGCGCGGACGAGCTCGCCCGCGGATCGCACCACGTCCAGATGAATCTCGCCTGGGAGGAGCTCGAGCACGGCCAGCCCGCGCGGGCGCTCCGGCGATTCGAAGCGATGCCGGACGCCCCCGACGTCCTCGAAGGGCGGGGCGCCGCGCTCTCCCGTCTCGGACGGCACCGCGAGGCGATCCAGGTCCTCGAGCGCGCGAGCGCGGAGGATCCCGCCGACGCCCGGATCCGCGCGCGCCTGTCGCGCGAGTACGCCGAGAGAGGCCGCCGATGA
- a CDS encoding CRTAC1 family protein: MILALAALAAAVPAAASPAPSASAGCPITLTDVARKSGIDFRHERGATPQRRLPETMGSGVAWLDYDADGWMDLYVVQSGPFPPTGSAAAGDRLYRNNHDGTFTDVTQKAGLRDTAYGMGAAAADYDNDGFPDLYVTNFGANILYHNNGDGTFTDVTARAGVAASGWSTSAAWADVDGDGFLDLFVARYVDYSVEKDYFCGNVAAGVRDYCHPSVYPPASGILYRNNGNGTFTDVTKEAGVGAPGKELAVGFLDFDLDGKPDLFVANDTVGNFLFHNLGHGKFEDVSLTSGTAFSLEGKPQGGMGVGAADFDGDGLPDLVVTYFDFELNGYYHNLGSGVFEDLTVPSGFGGPSLNFLAFGIGVLDLDDRGVLDAYIANGHLQDPTRRENTTYAERDFLMWNDGHGRFHEQGCGPAFDQAFVGRGVAVADYDNDGDPDVAVSNSGGPLQLLRNDGTHGRWAGVVLVGTRSNRQGIGARLTAELPSGRKLTRWVQSGDSYLSSSDPRVLFGLGGEASIRSLTIDWPSGTVQRVGPVAAGQYTKITEPRTP; encoded by the coding sequence ATGATCCTCGCGCTCGCGGCCCTCGCCGCCGCGGTTCCGGCCGCCGCGAGCCCCGCTCCCTCGGCTTCCGCGGGCTGCCCGATCACGCTGACCGACGTCGCCCGGAAATCGGGGATCGACTTCCGGCACGAGCGCGGAGCGACGCCGCAGCGGCGGCTCCCCGAGACGATGGGATCGGGCGTCGCGTGGCTCGACTACGACGCCGACGGATGGATGGACCTCTACGTCGTCCAGTCCGGCCCGTTTCCGCCGACGGGAAGCGCCGCGGCCGGCGACCGGCTGTATCGCAACAACCACGACGGGACGTTCACGGACGTCACGCAGAAGGCCGGCCTGCGCGACACGGCGTACGGCATGGGGGCGGCGGCGGCCGATTACGACAACGACGGCTTCCCGGATCTCTACGTCACCAATTTCGGCGCCAACATCCTCTACCACAACAACGGGGACGGGACGTTCACGGACGTCACGGCGCGGGCCGGCGTGGCCGCGTCCGGCTGGAGCACGAGCGCGGCGTGGGCGGACGTCGACGGCGACGGCTTCCTCGACCTCTTCGTCGCCCGCTACGTCGACTACTCGGTCGAGAAGGATTACTTCTGCGGAAACGTCGCCGCCGGCGTGCGCGACTATTGCCATCCGAGCGTCTATCCCCCCGCGTCGGGGATCCTGTATCGGAACAACGGAAACGGAACCTTCACGGACGTCACGAAGGAGGCGGGGGTGGGGGCGCCCGGCAAGGAGCTCGCCGTCGGCTTCCTCGACTTCGACCTCGACGGCAAGCCCGATCTCTTCGTCGCCAACGACACGGTGGGGAATTTCCTGTTCCACAATCTCGGGCACGGAAAGTTCGAGGACGTTTCGCTCACGTCCGGGACGGCCTTCAGCCTGGAAGGGAAGCCTCAGGGCGGAATGGGCGTCGGGGCGGCCGACTTCGACGGCGACGGACTTCCCGATCTCGTCGTCACCTACTTCGATTTCGAGCTGAACGGCTACTACCACAATCTCGGATCGGGCGTGTTCGAGGACCTCACGGTGCCCTCCGGTTTCGGCGGTCCGTCGCTCAACTTCCTCGCCTTCGGAATCGGCGTTCTCGACCTCGACGACCGCGGCGTCCTCGACGCCTACATCGCCAACGGCCATCTGCAGGATCCGACGAGGCGCGAGAACACGACCTACGCGGAACGGGACTTCCTGATGTGGAACGACGGCCACGGCCGGTTTCACGAGCAGGGATGCGGCCCGGCGTTCGACCAGGCGTTCGTCGGGCGCGGCGTCGCGGTCGCCGATTACGACAACGACGGCGATCCCGACGTCGCGGTCTCGAACTCGGGCGGACCGCTGCAGCTCCTTCGCAACGACGGGACGCACGGTCGCTGGGCCGGAGTCGTGCTCGTCGGGACGCGCTCGAACCGCCAGGGGATCGGCGCCCGTCTCACGGCCGAGCTGCCGAGCGGACGGAAACTGACGCGCTGGGTGCAGTCGGGGGACAGCTATCTGTCCTCGTCGGACCCGCGCGTGCTCTTCGGACTCGGCGGCGAGGCGTCGATCCGATCGCTGACGATCGACTGGCCCTCCGGCACCGTCCAGCGCGTCGGACCCGTCGCCGCCGGACAATACACGAAAATTACGGAACCCCGGACGCCCTGA
- a CDS encoding sialidase: MRFSLRFPIALLLLGSALPGVRAAAPSPLTVDEIVAKNVAARGGEEKLKAIHSLRLTGKVTFAFGDNQIEAVFGQVQKRPGMIRQEVTLQGLTAVDAYDGKEGWNLQPFQGRRDAQKHTADENRQLAEQADIEGPLVDWKQKGHTVEYLGTEDIDGTPALKLRVNLKGGNTEYVYLDPDYFLEIRTETITRVRGAEQITDSDLGSYGQIDGAWFPFSIEQSQPGGGGRQRYDVQHAEANVDVEDLLFTFPPAGTPIVLSIKAAPGAPALAASAPPAPAAARPPVFDSGTVSGLGARNIGSAAMSGRIAAIAARNEGGKTTVYVGAASGGVWRSFDGGTTFKPVFDKQPVQSIGAITIDPSHPKTVWVGTGESWMRNSVSVGDGIYKSTDGGETWTNMGLPNSEHIVRVLVDPKRSDTVYACVPGKLWSDSADRGLYKTNDGGKNWSLVLKGANLSTGCSSVTMDPKNPDVLMAGMWDFRRKGWTFRSGGDGPNAPSGSGLFRSEDGGKSWTEMTSRTNAGLPGKPWGRVETVIAPSNPQIVYALIESVHSALYWSGDGGKTWEARDHGQSMIWRPFYFGRLVVDPTNADHVFKPGGSITVSEDGGKSFSYTGGGGHGDWHEIWIDPDNVKHAIAGDDGGLWISEDGGNRWRHSMNLPVSQFYHVALDDRDPYQVYGGIQDNSSWFGDSAHPGGISNSRWTPIPNGDGFWTIPDPSDPDAVYSEAQGGHITRYDRRTGTQRDIQPKAGYKQKLHFNWNAPIYPSPNEKGTIYLGAQYLFRSRDHGLTWDRISPDLTTHDPEKQKQELSGGITVDNSAAEEFTTIYSVSESPKDANVLWVGTSDGNLQLTRDGGKGWTNVVGNVKGLPPAPWVTWVEASRFQPGTAYATFDFHTVGDIRPFAYRTTDFGKTWTRIAGPEQGIRGYAHVIKEDTVKPSLLFLGTEFGLWISVDGGATWAQFKGGDFPDVAVRDLQIHPRDNDLVLATHGRGIWIVDDITPLRSLAADTLGRNAAFLPGRVVQQRMPSNGGWVEGDATFVGPNPTGGAVITYYQRTRHLFGPIKLEILDADGKVIDSIAASKRRGINRVFWSMQVPPPRVPRAAQLAFNSSLGPRVPPGTYTARLTKGGETIEQKFEVAVDRRAPYGPAERKEQFDAVMKAHALFGEMSALNDRIDGARAGVLRAAKGLPDTDALKKRLDAAAGRLDEIKKEIVATKEGGAITGEERIREHLDEVYGALMSWEGKPAAYQVERVEALRRELADVAKEVDAVSKSDLDPINAELGKRKLPPIPTGEAPPGK, encoded by the coding sequence ATGCGGTTCTCGCTTCGTTTCCCGATCGCTCTCCTCCTGCTGGGGTCGGCGTTGCCCGGCGTCCGGGCGGCCGCCCCGTCGCCGCTGACGGTCGACGAGATCGTCGCGAAGAACGTCGCGGCCCGCGGCGGCGAAGAGAAGCTGAAGGCGATTCATTCTCTTCGCCTCACCGGGAAGGTGACGTTCGCGTTCGGCGACAACCAGATCGAGGCGGTCTTCGGGCAGGTCCAGAAGAGGCCCGGCATGATCCGGCAGGAGGTGACGCTCCAGGGCCTGACCGCCGTCGACGCGTACGACGGCAAGGAAGGGTGGAATCTCCAGCCGTTCCAGGGGCGGCGCGATGCGCAGAAGCACACTGCCGACGAAAACCGGCAGCTCGCGGAGCAGGCCGACATCGAAGGGCCGCTCGTCGACTGGAAGCAGAAGGGACACACCGTCGAGTACCTCGGCACGGAGGACATCGACGGCACGCCGGCCCTGAAACTCCGTGTCAACCTCAAGGGGGGCAATACCGAATACGTCTATCTCGACCCGGACTATTTCCTCGAGATCCGCACCGAGACGATCACGCGCGTGCGCGGGGCCGAGCAGATCACGGACAGCGACCTCGGGAGCTACGGGCAGATCGACGGCGCCTGGTTTCCGTTCTCGATCGAGCAGAGCCAGCCCGGAGGAGGAGGCCGGCAGCGCTACGACGTCCAGCACGCGGAGGCGAACGTCGACGTCGAGGACTTGCTGTTCACGTTCCCTCCGGCGGGAACGCCGATCGTCCTGTCGATCAAGGCCGCTCCCGGAGCGCCGGCGCTCGCCGCTTCGGCTCCGCCGGCCCCCGCCGCGGCGAGGCCGCCGGTCTTCGACTCCGGCACGGTTTCGGGGCTCGGCGCGCGCAACATCGGTTCGGCGGCGATGAGCGGCCGGATCGCCGCGATCGCGGCGAGGAACGAAGGAGGGAAGACGACGGTCTACGTCGGCGCCGCGAGCGGCGGCGTCTGGCGCTCATTCGACGGCGGGACGACGTTCAAACCGGTTTTCGACAAGCAGCCGGTCCAGTCCATCGGCGCGATCACGATCGACCCGTCCCACCCGAAAACGGTCTGGGTGGGAACCGGCGAATCCTGGATGCGCAACTCCGTCTCGGTCGGCGACGGGATCTACAAGTCCACCGACGGGGGCGAAACGTGGACGAACATGGGCCTGCCGAACTCCGAGCACATCGTGCGCGTGCTCGTCGACCCGAAGCGGAGCGACACGGTCTATGCGTGCGTCCCGGGAAAGCTGTGGAGCGACAGCGCCGACCGGGGTCTCTACAAGACGAACGACGGCGGAAAGAACTGGAGCCTCGTCCTCAAGGGAGCGAATCTCTCGACGGGCTGTTCGTCCGTGACCATGGACCCGAAGAACCCCGACGTGCTGATGGCGGGAATGTGGGACTTCCGCCGGAAGGGCTGGACGTTCCGATCCGGGGGCGATGGCCCGAATGCGCCGAGCGGCAGCGGCCTCTTCCGCTCGGAGGACGGCGGGAAGAGCTGGACGGAGATGACGTCCCGGACGAACGCGGGGCTGCCCGGCAAACCGTGGGGGCGCGTCGAAACGGTCATCGCGCCCTCGAATCCTCAGATCGTGTACGCGCTGATCGAGTCGGTCCATTCCGCGCTGTACTGGTCCGGCGACGGCGGAAAGACGTGGGAAGCGCGCGACCACGGCCAGAGCATGATCTGGCGGCCCTTCTACTTCGGCCGCCTCGTCGTCGACCCCACCAACGCCGATCACGTCTTCAAGCCGGGCGGCTCGATCACCGTCAGCGAGGACGGCGGAAAGAGCTTCTCCTACACGGGAGGGGGAGGCCACGGCGACTGGCACGAGATCTGGATCGATCCCGACAACGTCAAGCACGCGATCGCGGGGGACGACGGCGGGCTGTGGATCTCGGAGGACGGCGGCAACCGCTGGCGGCATTCGATGAACCTGCCGGTCTCCCAGTTCTACCACGTGGCGCTCGACGACCGCGATCCGTACCAGGTGTACGGCGGAATCCAGGACAACAGCTCGTGGTTCGGGGACTCGGCGCATCCCGGCGGAATCTCCAACTCCCGGTGGACGCCGATCCCGAACGGCGACGGATTCTGGACGATCCCGGATCCGTCGGACCCGGACGCGGTGTACTCGGAGGCCCAGGGCGGGCACATCACGCGGTACGACCGGCGGACCGGCACGCAGCGCGACATCCAGCCGAAGGCGGGATACAAGCAGAAGCTGCACTTCAACTGGAACGCGCCGATCTATCCGTCGCCCAACGAAAAGGGAACGATCTACCTCGGCGCGCAGTACCTCTTCCGTTCGCGCGACCACGGCCTGACCTGGGACCGGATCTCTCCCGATCTCACGACGCACGATCCGGAGAAGCAGAAGCAGGAGCTCTCGGGTGGAATCACCGTCGACAACTCCGCGGCCGAGGAGTTCACGACGATCTACTCGGTCTCCGAGTCCCCGAAGGACGCGAACGTGCTGTGGGTCGGCACCTCCGACGGTAACCTGCAGTTGACGCGGGACGGCGGAAAGGGGTGGACGAACGTCGTCGGAAACGTGAAGGGACTGCCGCCGGCGCCGTGGGTGACGTGGGTGGAGGCCTCGCGGTTCCAGCCGGGGACGGCCTACGCGACGTTCGACTTCCACACGGTCGGCGACATCCGCCCGTTCGCGTACCGCACGACCGATTTCGGGAAGACATGGACGCGGATCGCGGGACCGGAGCAGGGGATCCGCGGATACGCGCACGTCATCAAGGAAGACACGGTCAAGCCGTCGCTCCTCTTCCTCGGGACCGAGTTCGGTCTCTGGATCTCGGTGGACGGCGGCGCCACGTGGGCGCAGTTCAAGGGAGGCGACTTCCCGGACGTCGCGGTGCGCGATCTCCAGATCCATCCGCGGGACAACGACCTCGTGCTCGCGACGCACGGGCGGGGGATCTGGATCGTCGACGACATCACGCCCCTGCGGAGCCTCGCCGCCGACACGCTCGGCAGGAACGCGGCGTTCCTCCCGGGGCGCGTCGTCCAGCAGCGAATGCCGTCCAACGGCGGCTGGGTGGAAGGCGACGCGACGTTCGTCGGGCCGAACCCGACCGGCGGGGCCGTGATCACCTACTACCAGCGGACCCGCCACCTCTTCGGCCCGATCAAGCTCGAAATCCTCGACGCGGACGGGAAGGTGATCGACTCGATTGCCGCGAGCAAGCGGCGCGGCATCAACCGCGTCTTCTGGTCGATGCAGGTTCCTCCGCCGCGGGTGCCGAGGGCGGCGCAACTCGCCTTCAATTCGTCTCTCGGACCTCGGGTGCCGCCCGGAACGTACACCGCACGGCTGACCAAGGGGGGCGAGACGATCGAGCAGAAGTTCGAAGTCGCCGTCGACCGGCGCGCCCCGTACGGGCCGGCCGAGCGAAAAGAGCAGTTCGACGCCGTGATGAAGGCGCATGCGCTGTTCGGCGAGATGAGCGCCTTGAACGACCGGATCGACGGGGCGCGCGCGGGGGTCCTGCGGGCCGCGAAGGGGCTTCCGGACACCGACGCCCTGAAGAAGAGGCTCGACGCGGCGGCCGGCCGGCTCGACGAGATCAAGAAGGAGATCGTCGCGACGAAGGAAGGGGGCGCGATCACGGGCGAGGAGCGGATCCGCGAACACCTGGACGAGGTCTACGGAGCGCTCATGAGCTGGGAAGGCAAGCCGGCCGCGTACCAGGTGGAGCGGGTCGAGGCGCTCCGCCGCGAGCTGGCGGACGTGGCGAAGGAAGTCGACGCCGTTTCGAAGAGCGATCTCGATCCGATCAACGCGGAGCTCGGGAAGCGGAAGCTCCCGCCGATTCCGACGGGAGAGGCGCCGCCCGGCAAGTAA
- a CDS encoding tetratricopeptide repeat protein, with protein sequence MRFSAVSLLVLAAAAAPAVRAAAPPADTLSPADRAEARIRAGDADGASAIAEAALVDAPGDAALWRVVGEAYGMRARTAPLLSRYRLAKKCREAFEKAVALAPEDVEARLALFTYYLEAPGIAGGGTGRAREQAEAIARLDPARGHVALGVLFTREKELSRAEAEYRSALEADPRNSEARAGLGALLVDQGRFEEARRTWLALSEDPDVGPIAHFQLGAIARLSGSGLEEGIEHLKRYLASPPPPDAPTWADAQWTLGVLYEKVGRRAEAVTALRDALRLDPDHTEARKELRRLGE encoded by the coding sequence ATGAGGTTCTCGGCCGTTTCCCTTCTGGTCCTGGCGGCGGCGGCCGCGCCGGCGGTCCGGGCGGCCGCTCCGCCGGCCGATACGCTTTCCCCCGCCGACCGCGCGGAGGCCCGGATCCGCGCCGGCGACGCCGACGGCGCCTCGGCGATCGCCGAGGCCGCTCTGGTCGACGCTCCCGGCGACGCGGCGCTCTGGCGCGTCGTCGGGGAAGCCTACGGCATGCGCGCCCGCACCGCCCCTCTCCTTTCGCGATACCGCCTCGCGAAGAAGTGCCGCGAGGCGTTCGAAAAGGCGGTCGCGCTCGCCCCCGAGGACGTCGAAGCGCGGCTCGCCCTGTTCACGTATTACCTCGAGGCTCCCGGAATCGCCGGCGGCGGGACCGGGCGGGCGCGCGAGCAGGCGGAGGCGATCGCGAGGCTCGATCCGGCGCGCGGCCACGTCGCCCTCGGCGTGCTCTTCACGCGCGAGAAGGAGCTCTCCCGCGCCGAAGCCGAGTACCGGTCCGCCCTCGAGGCCGATCCCCGGAACTCGGAGGCGCGCGCCGGGCTCGGCGCGCTGCTCGTCGACCAGGGGCGCTTCGAGGAGGCGCGGCGGACGTGGCTCGCCCTCTCGGAGGATCCGGACGTCGGCCCCATCGCGCATTTCCAGCTCGGCGCGATCGCCCGGCTCTCGGGCAGCGGGCTCGAGGAGGGGATCGAGCACCTGAAGCGGTATCTCGCATCCCCTCCGCCGCCCGATGCCCCGACGTGGGCCGACGCGCAGTGGACGCTCGGGGTGCTCTACGAGAAGGTCGGCCGCCGCGCGGAAGCGGTGACGGCGCTTCGCGATGCACTCCGGCTCGACCCCGACCACACGGAAGCGAGGAAGGAGCTTCGCCGGCTCGGCGAGTGA